The Dreissena polymorpha isolate Duluth1 chromosome 2, UMN_Dpol_1.0, whole genome shotgun sequence nucleotide sequence acgcgcggcgaagaatgttcatattactcggaatcaactataaagctatcatttttagtaaaatcgaatcagattcaacaaaacaaacaatttgataccaagatgtaatatatttttaacacataatgcaactcaaaaagcaaattaacattatttataaatattaagtgcgcgtactcgtgacgtcattattaacacgtcatacgacacaatgcatgttgttttacgctaaagatgcagttgttaagtgtcttttttcattatttcttaaaaatcggggacgtagaggtatgataaacagaaaaacaggttagttactgatctttttgtaatgtattaggctcgacacgattaaaaaaatgaaacaatgtttgcttaaaatatctttgggattttccgtctagttcgattttcctaatctatttttaaataaataatttacgactaagaaaattgatgggataaattgaatactaggtcggtgccgaataaagcaaagtttatcatgctcggcacgaaaatctgaaccactcgccaaggctcgtggttcagattttctaagcctcgcaaaataaactttgctttattcggcaccgacctagtattctctatattcaatatttaaacaaatgctaCTGTGATCTTTGGTGACAGTTATAGCTACAAACAGTGCTGTAAATCATGGCAAGTATCTCCGCTCaactaaaaaaaatacaacaaatcaAACAAGGCCATACTTCTTTCTATTGGCACAGCGTTCGGGTCGTAGCACGTGGTTTGGATTATTCCGATAGTAGAAACGTCATTTAAATTTAGGAAAGTTACTTAGGACGAATTTTTCATTATAGTTGCAATATCCAGCTTTTCAGTTTTAATGGCCAGGTATGGTTATATATTGTAAGGTATTTCAgttattataatgattataaacCAAACTAAAATATCGACTCGTGAGAAGCGGTGAACACGGTTTCTCTGTCTACATTCTTTATTTGACACATGCATTTTCCCACTGGCAGCGAGCGGAATCGTTTTATATAACGTGATGACGTGCAAAAGTTTTGATAATAAAAATAGGCGACGAAGAAGTTTTCTATGACTGTACACTATATTAATCATGCAAGTTAATAGACGTATACTGCACGCATATGATCAGATTAATGCTTACATTCTATCAATGTCAGTGGGTGCAAGCTTCTGCAATCGTATTACCCTTAGTAGTCGATAATTTACACTGGTAATCTAAGAACGCAAAGGCTGTCAAGTTCCACATATTTCGTGGTTATCATTACATTTAAGTAATTGAATTGAAGAAATCAAGATCGATGATATGCGATCACTATCATGCATCGAATCGTGAGAGAATTTCGTATCATAAAAGCTTTGTTGATACGCGTGAGATTTTGCTTATGTCTCTGAAGAAGTGAAACGGTGTTCAGCACGACAGACAATGCAAAATAAGATGCAACGAAAATGCCATTCCTTATTTCTACAGTGTATGTTATTTGTCCCATTTTTTAAACGGACAACAAAATAACCACTTAAAAATTTCATGTTGGAAATTCAAATAAATCCTGGTGGTCAATAgtgctttattttttttatagacatAATATCCAACTTTCATTAATTCGAAAATATCATGCAAAGgcgtttttatttgttgaatggAATAGAACATATGACTGGTAAGACATTGACTGCAAAGATTATGATCTAATAGCATTATTGTATGATAAGATCTCAGTGTTAACgagtgttaatattaaaatatcattgtCAAGAGTTGTGAGTATTAAGGTCTGATAGTAACACGTGTGAATATTAGGATGGGTATTATTGTTAaaactttttaacattttaatatctgaatGTCAGCACTtgtatgtattaaaatataattgctaACACCGGTTAATATTTAGATCGCATTGTTAATACTTATGAATAAAAAAATCCAAGTTGTGAATATTAATATCTCATTGTCTATACATGTGAAAAATACGATCTTATTGTTAACATTGGTGAATATTAGGATCTCATTGCATACATGTGAATAAGACGGCCTTACTTTTCCTAAGAAACAATTAACGTAACTACTGGTCTGGTTAGGGTACAAATGATCCAATTCAGTCCACTATCATGGATTACTATAACATTCTAAATGTACATGACAACTagacattattttaaatttactTGGTAGAAATTGAATTTGTGACTTTGCTATGTTAAAAGTATTGGGACTCTCCTATAAACGTTAGATAAAAGCAATGGTATGGTGACAtcttttgaaatacatgtatactggtTTTATAGGGTTGTAACTAGAAATGTATTGACTTGCATTGACATAGTTTTGGATAGGTTCTCAAGTTGCTTCAGAACATAGTTTGATATACAatgcttttaatttaatttaattgttttgagACAAATATctcaataataaaacattgttattctgcttcatgtattacatgtatttggcAGACTttttgaaacaacaacaacaatcccccatgcatttagatttttatttttatctttaaaggCATTCAACGTTTCTGCAttgaaatacataacaaaaataCATAGACAACAGTCAGTAACAATCATAATTGGGTAACAAGCAAAATGCGGGGCCACAACACTGTTGTATGCAAAAGTGACCAAATtgatcaaataaaaaatgtatacagtTACAAAAATCTTAAAGAATGAAAGCAACTAGCAGATGAAAGCACACTAATGTGTACATCCTTGAAGGGAGGTAAGACATGTGTGCCAGAAATATGAATTATggttcaaaataaaacattcataaaCAAGTAAAGGAGATTACTACAAACTTTTGTTAAGTTAATAGGTAAAGTAGTTGATTCCAGAAACTTTTAAAACAAGCCGATAACAGATTCAAAGTGATacgaaaaaattaaaataaatcgaCATGTTTGATTCATCAATTACACAGATTATTGGTCAGTCCTTTTTTTAATGTAACAACTATCACATTTAATATAAAGGTGCACAGAAGTGATGTATTGGAGTGTATTTGAacagtattttacatgaaaaaaacagacaattatatgtttatacaaaTCATTTTTATGTGCATGAACTCATTGTGTCAGTCTTTGTTGGTatcattttacatatatatttaatatatagtcTGCTAAAATAATAGTTGCCTGTGTTTGTACACAATATTCATATTGACAAAAAGCATAGATACTTTGGTTAATGCTACAAGTAGCATAAGTAGAAGAATGCTTGACGCCAAGAAATTGTTGGGACTTCACAGATATTCTCACAAGAAAATCATTATTAAGAcacaatattgaacaaaatatgTTCAGGAGGAAAAATAAGTGAAACTAATTACACAGCCATTGTTAAAACGCTGTAAATATGAATCTCAGCACATGATCTCACATTGTGTTGGATTttcaaacatgcaaaatatttataatatatgtaagCAATCAACGATATGTATAAAGCATTCATTTCCCCAAAGAAAACATACTATGATTGGTGTTAACACTCTTTAAATATCCTATACAATTAATTGGAATGGTCTGTTTATTATGCCACAATAGAAGATTAAAACATATTAGTATAGTGCCTCAAGCTAAATACAAAACACAAATGTCTGAAACTAGTATTTGCGAAAATATTACAGTAATATCCCGCACCCAAAGGAAATTGTCACTTTTCCTAAAAATTGCATCTTGACCGCTTAAAATGGCGGTTACATAGAAGCTTAATTTAATTGGCTAaatttaaaatcttgttaacagtaAAATAACTGGTTTCTTTATTTATGCACTTTAACATTTCTATTTCCAAAACTTTAAAAATAGAAACCTATTGGGAGCTTTAAAAGTTTatagaagaaaaacaaaacatgttttgtcgTTGGGAATTTGACTAAACATCGGCTATAAAATCATCCAAATAAAAGGTCTGCTGTGGTAAAAAGTATATGTGTTCGAAAGGTTGATACTGGAAATTGAAGAATTGGATAAATAGTTTTATGTGCTCAATTAGAAAACAACAAAGTTTTGCTTATATAACATTATtctgatatatttattatttacatacctaACAACTGAATTAATTTAATCAAGGTAAATACTATTTACATCTACATCTGATATCACCTCTTTCTGGAAATTTTAAAACCACTCTGGTTCATGAATAGAGTCATGTttagagaaaactgggcataatgcatgtgcgtaaagtgttgtcccagattagcctgtgcagtccgcacaggctaatcagggatgacactttccgcctaaactagattttcggtaaggagggacttccttgaaactaaaaataccataaaagcagaaagtgtcgtccctgatttgcatgtgcagaatgcactgggacgacactttacgcacatgcattaagcccagttttctcagaatgcggctcaatAGTTAAATCTAGACATATTTACATGATATCACAACTGGGTATTACAATctcttatatatacatacaatacttatattgatacatgtacttaTGAGTGAAGCACAGTGTACATGTCTGTTATAAATGGAACACTATAAGACATTTAACCTGTCGCACACATCAattacagggtgcaggatcacctgactttatggggttcacaaatggatgtaAATGACTGTTAACACACCAGTTAGTCGttctttatttttcaaattactttttaaaacaatttttcttaagaaattcaactagtgcataaaatacagtctTATATGTCGCTTTATATGGCAATGTGAATAAAATcggaattattttatttaataagactGTGTTCTTGGCCAGATATTCAACAATTCTATGTATAATGAATTCATAAACATGGTTGTGCTGCATGCAacatgaaattttggcaccggTTTCAGGCGTATTGAATcatgtattcttaaatcttagGGAATCgccacaaactgcaagaaaaactgtctgttatgcacttaagatttttgctaCATTTgtaacatatttcaataaattgagacatttgtaaaaaaaaaagatctcaacagtgtgttttcattctgtcgtGCCCGTATATAAACCcgtgtgaaccccgttgatcctttACCCTGCTTAGGCAAACCAAATGTGAAGCAATTGGCACAAACAGGTACATTTTCTCAAAATAACTGAGTAAATTAATCTATTGCAACAACAATTCATTTAAACAGAAACAACCATGATGCAATATACATTTCTTTCGTGTAATTTTGGcttaaaaatacaaatgcaatgAAATACCAGCTCACATCTGAATCAATGTACATAATTCTGCAAATGAACTGCTTTAGTACTAATTTTGataacatataacaaaataatgaaaGCATAGGACAATACAAATGTGAAATGAGTTTCCTTACGAATTCCTTCGTAGATCTTTCCCTTGATTATAATcaaatcaatataaatatttcTCTGCTAGCTAGGTACACATTTCCGTTCGTTTCTGTCCTTGGACTTTGAGACTGCCTGAAGCAAGTTTGTCTGTTTATTATCTGTTTATTACAGATAGCCACATAGTCATAAATTGTCTCATGgtttatgaaaacatttttcTTGTGTCCCTTTGAGACAATATAACAATCTTCTGCAGTTGTCCTGCGTTTACTTAACTTCCTTTAGCCAGGTTTCCTGTTGAACATCCATATCTGTGGAATAAGCAGATAGTTTCTTGCTTTTTGTAATGAATAATGAACACAACCGCTCATTCCATCAAAACACAATTATCACAGAACTCTTGATTCCTCAGTGTGACTACAAGCTGTCTAGAGTTGTACTGTGGATCTTGCCAATactaagaagtcaccaacatgtaACTTCACATGATAGACTATATTTCACATGATATGCTACATTCCACTCTTTGTAACTACCCATGATAGGCTTCACTCTTTGTAACTTCCCATGATAAACGACACACCACTCTTGGTAACATTCCAATATTTCGACCTTTCTGTGATAGGCTACATACCACACTTTATAACTTCCAAAAAGGCTATATTCCACTCTTATAACACACACAACGCCaggtatttttaattatgagGTGCCCATTTGCCCACGCGATACTCGTCCCAGCGTTTGGCTGTCCTAGCAAAGAGCGGATCGTCTTCCATGCGACTGAGCTGCAGAAGCTGACTGATATGCACTGTGTGATAGTCCCAGCGGGCGCGATTAGGGCCAAGACCCACGGTCAAGTGACGGAGATCATAAAAAGTACCCGTACCCGAGTCGTACATCAACAACATTGCTTTCAGGGACCGTAGTCCCTCGTTATACAAACGTGTCACTGTTTCTAACGCCTCGCCGCTCGCGACTTGTTTCAAGTCGTAGAGTCCAAAAAGGGAGAAAATGAACCCGTTAAGCACAAAACTACTCGGAGTAGTGGGATACTCCTCATACCAGTCATAGGTGTCGCCAAATCTTGCCTTGACACCGCCCTGAGCACTGCtgatttcaaatattttcagAGCGTTTTCAGCCGCATGTAAATACACGTTGTTATTAGATTTTAGGTACGCTCGCACTAATGTGGACATGGCTTGACCCTGAGCCATGGCTGAATACCAGCCTGGCGCTAGCTCCATAACATCAGGAATAAGCTTACGCTGGACGCCGATTGGCCAGCCACCCCTTGTGTCTTGATTGTTCAAGAACCAGTTGGCAGCATCGTAGAAATTATCCATGTGTGCAGAAGACGATATCGTCACGTTATCTACCCACCCGTGACCACGAATGGCAATGTCTAACAACGTAAAATCCTTTGTTTTTCTCGATTTTGAACACTTCAGAGCCAGACCCTTGAATAAATCAAGGTCGATGTCTCTCGCTAAATGAATCCACTTCCCAAGATGATTTTCACCGAGTCCGTAGTAAATGTCTCTTCCACTGCAAGATATGAGCCGCCTTGAGAAAACATAATGAACACGGAATGTGTTGGAGTCACTTCGAATGGTCGCTGTGATGCTCCCGTTTGAGATAAACTTAATATCCATGGTAAGGGCAAAGTGTGAGCCTTCTTTCATTGATGCATGGAAACCCTGATTGGTCAAGGAGTCTGAAAGTAGACCATGTTCAATAGGATAAACCCAGTATGCATAAACTTGTAAGACTATGTAATAGAACCAATCAAAAGATCTCTATAATATTCTGGTaatcattaaatacatatttaataactCACTTGCAGTAATTTAACTTTGACCAACTGCTTGGCCTATGTTAAAAGCACACTGGTTATCAGCTCAGCAAAatgcatgaatattttttataggATAAATTGGCAATTTGCAAATGCCTGTTTGTGTTAATATTGATCAACATGTGGCTCAGAAAATATAACTTTGTTTCTTCCTGTATTATATGAAAGATTCATTgaagtgtacacaggctaatcatgaaaaacactacgcacatgcattaagaactGTTTTTCAAGAGGAAaccatgatttttttattttgtgtaaatcTACCACAACCAACCTGACGACTGGAACTCAATCACATCAGACAGGCGCATCTTGTCAAACAGACTGTGAACTGTGGTCTTACTGGCGACCAGCCACCTATCTAGGTCAAGGTCGTTGCCGCTCAGCAGGGTCGTGACCTCTGGGTCGCCCTCGACGATCTGCTTGCTGTAGTGGGACAGGCCGAACTGGGCGATCTGGATGGGATAGTAGTGACCAGCTGGCTCCCACTGTGTTGACATTGGCACACCTGCCATGGTGAACATTGAGGGTGAGTTGTTAGGTTTTTTTTGTCAGTTggatttcaagaatatttcagtcatatcaagGCAAAGAGTTAATGTGCTGACAGTTTTgcaagtaactgacaactgcccttctTGAATCATAGATATCAGGAGAATGGCTGTAAATACCAATTTATGACATATCCCCAAACACGTTATGTAATTGGTTTTAAATAACCATGAAAGTAGAAAGCTTTTCACATTAAATCTAAACAAGAGATTTATGACagaattacagacagacagactgtcagacagacaggccaaaaacaataccaCCCCGATCATTCGATTTGGGGATATatcttttaattaatttgattttcttaggaATAACACACGCGTCGAAGTGTGTGTCTTAGTAGTAAGGGAAAAATGATTTTTTCTAACAGCTTAATGATTTTATAGAGGGAAACTTTAAGAGTAATGTAAACGTGTGCTTCACATGCCTATTTCATCTACATAGCCCActctaacatagtattctctatcaTACACACCTTCTGTGGCAGTGACACACAGCACACGTTTGCGTATCTCCACATTGTAATGCTCAAAGGACATGAAGATGCCGTCTGGTCGGATCACGTCAGGGGGCTGGTGGACCTCAGAGTAGCTGTGAGAGAACTCAAACTTCTCCTGGTCCTCTACCGACTGCAGCTCTCcataaacctaaacgcaaatagACATGGATTAGTACACTGTGAGGGATTGAAAACCTCTCCTGGCCCTCCACCGACTGCAGCTCCCCATAAACCTGGATACAAATAGACAAGGGTGAGAGATAGAAAATCTCTCTTAGCcctaaacataattatttcaattctCCACAAACCTGAATAGACATGGAACTAAGATCAGTTAAAATGGGGCTGATGCATGTTCTTAAAGCGTAGTCTGCATAAGCAAACCAGAAACAACACTATCCACCTACAATGCATTATTGTtgaaaagagactttctttccaatgaaaattacaaacaagcaaaaagtgtcatccttgattagcttgtgcagacagcacaggcttatctgggacgacactttacccacatgcattccTGTACCTCAAAGTATTTCTTGATGAAGCTGAATGGCATGTAGATCTCGTCATTCTCTCGGCGACAATGGACGATGTACTGGTGATTGATGTCGCAATCCACGTCGTGCATGGGCGATGTTGCAGCGGCAACCGGGATCTCCATCTCGACCGGCAGGTCGTAGTTCTTGGCGTTCCGGTTGTGGAAGTGCAGGGCCTGGTCCGACTCTTCTGTGGACACTGCTTGCCTGAGAAACGATTCATTCGAGTAAAACTAAATGCAtttgtgtgaagtgtcgtccctgattagcttgtgcggtcttacagggtaatcagggaagAGGCTATCTACGTTTATGGATTTTTTCTTCAAGGaagtaattaattaacaagagctgtgtttgtgaaacacaatgcccccagtgaccttgatctttgacctagtgacatcaaaccatgtttgattgtagatctcaatgagatgcatgcacatgtgaagtttaaagaacttAGATCCacgagttttcattttatgagcaaggttaaagttttgggacagacacacacatacaatgacagacaggcaaaaaccaatataccccctgatcattcgatctgggggcataaaaatccactGTATGGGGAAAGTATCacacctgcacaggctaatctgggaaaacactacgcgcatgcattaagcccagttttccgagagTGAGACTGAAATT carries:
- the LOC127867600 gene encoding D-glucuronyl C5-epimerase B-like, translated to MKKRLGSCANTMMRFNKRAFVCLLALCIVLTCFSFWSRCTTSTNPERQAVSTEESDQALHFHNRNAKNYDLPVEMEIPVAAATSPMHDVDCDINHQYIVHCRRENDEIYMPFSFIKKYFEVYGELQSVEDQEKFEFSHSYSEVHQPPDVIRPDGIFMSFEHYNVEIRKRVLCVTATEGVPMSTQWEPAGHYYPIQIAQFGLSHYSKQIVEGDPEVTTLLSGNDLDLDRWLVASKTTVHSLFDKMRLSDVIEFQSSDSLTNQGFHASMKEGSHFALTMDIKFISNGSITATIRSDSNTFRVHYVFSRRLISCSGRDIYYGLGENHLGKWIHLARDIDLDLFKGLALKCSKSRKTKDFTLLDIAIRGHGWVDNVTISSSAHMDNFYDAANWFLNNQDTRGGWPIGVQRKLIPDVMELAPGWYSAMAQGQAMSTLVRAYLKSNNNVYLHAAENALKIFEISSAQGGVKARFGDTYDWYEEYPTTPSSFVLNGFIFSLFGLYDLKQVASGEALETVTRLYNEGLRSLKAMLLMYDSGTGTFYDLRHLTVGLGPNRARWDYHTVHISQLLQLSRMEDDPLFARTAKRWDEYRVGKWAPHN